From the genome of Pseudomonas sp. TMP9, one region includes:
- a CDS encoding Fe-Mn family superoxide dismutase: MAFELPPLPYAHDALQPHISKETLEFHHDKHHNTYVVNLNNLVPGTEFEGKTLEEIVKTSSGGIFNNAAQVWNHTFYWNCLAPNAGGQPTGAVADAINAAFGSFDKFKEEFSKVTIGTFGSGWGWLVKKADGSLALASTIGAGCPLTSGDTPLLTCDVWEHAYYIDYRNVRPKYVEAFWNLVNWDFVAKNYAA; this comes from the coding sequence ATGGCTTTCGAATTACCGCCGCTGCCTTACGCTCATGACGCCCTGCAGCCGCATATTTCCAAGGAAACCTTGGAATTTCACCACGACAAGCACCACAACACCTATGTCGTGAACCTGAACAACCTGGTCCCTGGTACCGAGTTCGAAGGTAAAACCCTGGAAGAGATCGTCAAGACCTCCAGCGGTGGTATCTTCAACAACGCCGCCCAAGTCTGGAACCACACCTTCTATTGGAACTGCCTGGCACCTAATGCCGGCGGCCAACCAACTGGCGCGGTGGCTGATGCAATTAATGCAGCCTTCGGTTCCTTCGATAAGTTCAAGGAAGAATTCAGCAAAGTCACCATCGGCACCTTCGGTTCCGGCTGGGGCTGGCTGGTGAAGAAAGCTGACGGCTCTCTGGCTCTGGCCAGCACCATCGGTGCCGGCTGCCCGCTGACCAGTGGCGACACCCCGCTACTGACCTGCGACGTCTGGGAACACGCCTACTACATCGACTACCGCAACGTGCGTCCGAAGTATGTTGAGGCGTTCTGGAACCTGGTTAACTGGGATTTCGTAGCGAAAAACTACGCCGCCTGA
- a CDS encoding methyl-accepting chemotaxis protein produces MFLKTSLRAQILALLGASLALILVTALACFSFLSNGMQAYQGLLAGPLEKSARIDATNLNFKTQVQEWKNVLLRGSDKAQFDKFWGQFEAQERNVQDQLGQLSELAVNDRTLKTKIDNLRNEHQILGVNYRKGRDAYLAAGADFRIGDKAVSGIDRNTAQQMEALAIELHKQGLEQATLINAAADRTIILGTLLMLGATVIIGLFGLWLINRNLITPIRELIEHIAQLSQGNFGKHVESIRQDELGKLAVAANILRDFLADTFTRLKRSTVDLDTASGELNSIATLMAQGTREQFSRTDQVATAMHEMSATAQEVARHAVEASSAADAADNAARKGEMVMQATISTITDIRGEISNTSEVIRRLESDTGRISKVLEVIRGIAEQTNLLALNAAIEAARAGEQGRGFAVVADEVRTLAQRTAVSTAEIHQIIDTVQTGAVNAVRAIQSGQQRSEEGVTRVTEAGATLQLITQAVEAIRDMNRQIATAAEEQTSVAEDISRNLTEITAIATANQENVLRTERAGGNLQVLSSQLNEVTQRLSA; encoded by the coding sequence ATGTTCCTGAAAACATCCTTGCGTGCGCAAATACTCGCCCTACTCGGCGCAAGCCTGGCACTGATTCTGGTGACGGCGCTGGCCTGCTTTAGCTTCCTGTCCAACGGTATGCAGGCCTACCAAGGTCTGCTGGCCGGGCCATTAGAGAAATCGGCGCGAATTGACGCGACCAATCTGAACTTCAAGACTCAGGTTCAGGAATGGAAGAACGTCTTGCTGCGGGGCAGTGACAAGGCTCAATTCGACAAATTCTGGGGTCAGTTCGAGGCGCAGGAGCGCAACGTGCAGGACCAGTTGGGGCAACTGAGTGAACTGGCAGTTAACGACCGCACCCTCAAAACCAAGATCGATAACTTGCGCAATGAGCACCAGATACTTGGGGTGAATTACCGCAAAGGCCGCGATGCCTATCTTGCCGCAGGCGCTGACTTTCGTATCGGTGACAAAGCGGTATCAGGCATCGACCGCAACACGGCTCAGCAAATGGAAGCACTGGCCATCGAACTGCATAAACAGGGGTTGGAGCAGGCAACGCTGATCAACGCTGCAGCTGATCGCACGATTATCTTGGGCACTCTGCTGATGCTCGGCGCCACAGTTATTATCGGGCTGTTCGGCTTGTGGCTAATCAACCGTAACCTGATTACCCCAATCCGCGAATTAATCGAACACATCGCCCAACTCAGCCAGGGCAACTTCGGCAAACATGTTGAGTCCATTCGCCAGGATGAGCTGGGCAAGCTGGCCGTGGCCGCTAATATCCTGCGTGATTTTCTAGCAGACACCTTCACCCGCTTGAAGCGCAGTACCGTCGATTTAGATACGGCCAGCGGCGAACTCAACTCCATTGCCACGCTAATGGCTCAGGGCACTCGTGAACAATTTTCGCGCACCGACCAGGTGGCCACAGCCATGCATGAAATGTCTGCTACTGCCCAGGAAGTTGCTCGCCATGCAGTCGAGGCTTCTAGCGCTGCCGATGCTGCTGACAACGCGGCCCGTAAGGGCGAAATGGTTATGCAGGCGACCATCAGCACCATTACTGATATTCGCGGTGAAATCAGCAACACCTCCGAAGTGATTCGCCGCCTGGAAAGCGACACTGGACGTATCAGCAAAGTGTTGGAAGTGATTCGCGGCATCGCCGAGCAGACCAACCTGCTGGCGCTAAACGCGGCCATCGAAGCAGCGCGGGCGGGCGAGCAAGGACGCGGCTTTGCGGTCGTTGCTGACGAGGTCCGTACCCTTGCCCAGCGCACGGCCGTATCCACTGCTGAGATTCATCAGATCATTGATACGGTGCAAACGGGGGCAGTCAATGCGGTGCGCGCCATTCAGAGCGGCCAGCAGCGCAGCGAGGAAGGCGTGACCCGGGTCACTGAGGCGGGTGCCACATTACAGCTGATCACTCAGGCCGTGGAGGCGATCCGTGATATGAACCGGCAGATCGCCACTGCTGCTGAGGAGCAGACCTCGGTGGCCGAAGACATCTCACGTAACCTCACAGAGATCACTGCCATTGCCACGGCAAACCAGGAAAACGTACTACGTACCGAACGTGCTGGGGGAAACCTGCAGGTACTGTCCAGCCAGCTCAACGAGGTCACCCAACGCCTAAGTGCATAA
- a CDS encoding di-heme oxidoredictase family protein, giving the protein MFAPCRLALLLALGLSLTACDQTPRFTQAEPGEALSAGSATVRKTDQNAFSLPSANLAPSRRLDFSVGNSFFRNPWVSAPATTTARDGLGPLFNTNACQNCHIKDGRGHPPAADALSSVSMLVRLSIPAGSEHAAIIQRLGVLAEPTYGGQLQDTANPGITPEAKVRVSYSSEHVRFADGLQVELRKPTLQISQLGYGALHPDTLFSARIAPPMIGLGLLEAIPEAAILANADPEDSNGDGISGRANQVWDHAEQRTVLGRFGWKAGQPNLNQQNADAFANDMGLTSTLISHDNCSETQTDCRNAANGGAPEVSDNILANVLFYTRNLGVPARRDADTPSVLAGKNLFYQAGCQGCHTAKFTTAPDAAEPELANQVIRSYTDLLLHDMGPGLADNRPEFLATGNEWRTPPLWGIGLTETVNGHTQFLHDGRARTLLEAIAWHGGEAEAAKQQVLTFNADERDALLAFLNSL; this is encoded by the coding sequence ATGTTTGCGCCGTGTCGCCTCGCATTATTACTGGCCCTTGGACTGTCGCTAACGGCCTGCGACCAAACTCCACGCTTCACCCAAGCGGAACCCGGCGAAGCCTTGTCTGCCGGCAGCGCTACCGTGCGCAAAACTGACCAGAATGCCTTCTCTCTGCCGTCGGCTAACCTGGCACCCTCAAGACGCTTAGATTTCAGCGTCGGTAACAGCTTCTTCCGTAACCCTTGGGTCAGCGCGCCGGCCACCACCACCGCGCGCGATGGCCTTGGCCCGCTGTTCAATACCAACGCCTGCCAGAACTGCCACATTAAAGACGGTCGCGGCCACCCGCCTGCCGCGGATGCGCTCAGTTCAGTGTCGATGCTGGTGCGCCTGTCGATCCCAGCTGGCAGCGAGCATGCGGCCATTATTCAACGCCTCGGCGTACTGGCCGAACCCACCTACGGCGGCCAATTGCAGGACACAGCCAACCCCGGCATTACTCCAGAAGCCAAGGTGCGCGTCAGCTACAGCAGCGAGCATGTAAGGTTTGCTGACGGCCTGCAGGTAGAGCTGCGCAAGCCTACGCTGCAGATCAGCCAACTCGGCTACGGCGCCCTGCACCCCGACACGCTGTTTTCGGCCCGAATCGCCCCGCCGATGATCGGCCTTGGCTTACTGGAAGCGATTCCTGAGGCGGCCATCCTGGCCAATGCCGACCCCGAGGATAGCAACGGCGATGGTATTTCCGGGCGCGCCAACCAGGTCTGGGACCACGCAGAGCAGCGTACCGTGCTCGGCCGCTTTGGTTGGAAGGCCGGGCAACCAAACCTCAATCAACAAAATGCGGATGCTTTTGCCAACGACATGGGCCTGACCAGCACGTTGATCAGCCATGACAATTGCAGCGAAACGCAAACAGACTGCCGCAATGCCGCGAATGGCGGTGCACCGGAAGTCAGCGATAACATTCTCGCCAACGTGCTGTTTTACACCCGTAACCTCGGCGTACCGGCGCGCCGCGATGCTGATACGCCGTCGGTGTTAGCCGGTAAAAACCTGTTCTATCAGGCCGGCTGTCAGGGCTGCCACACCGCGAAATTCACCACAGCCCCGGACGCGGCTGAGCCCGAGCTGGCCAACCAAGTGATCCGCTCCTACACCGACCTGCTGCTGCATGACATGGGCCCAGGCTTGGCCGATAACCGCCCAGAGTTCCTCGCCACGGGTAACGAATGGCGCACCCCACCGCTGTGGGGCATCGGCTTGACCGAAACAGTTAATGGTCACACCCAGTTTTTGCATGACGGCCGCGCCCGCACTCTGCTGGAGGCCATTGCCTGGCACGGCGGTGAAGCCGAAGCCGCCAAACAACAGGTACTGACATTTAACGCTGATGAGCGCGACGCGCTGTTGGCCTTCCTGAACTCGCTGTAA
- a CDS encoding GIDE domain-containing protein, translating to MSAGGAWWFLQRFSQARHLLDTPTSKIRSAAQGYVEFYGVLRDSADPQLLGPLTHTPCLWWRYKIEEYTSNGKKRSWRTLESASSEALLLLHDSTGSCLIDPRGAHVRPLTRVVWKGSLRHPLGAAKTGWRALFSNDQRYRYTEERLHVDQPLYAIGDFRSSGGGRQGFDLSAAQGTVIREWKADFGGLLQRFDSDGNGQLDEREWQRVQLAASLEAEDRHRLQSTQAEQHHLAKPREAQPFILSCAGEDELVRQFYWQAAGGVLLCVTGALATAWLLGVTHF from the coding sequence ATGAGCGCGGGCGGGGCTTGGTGGTTTTTACAGCGTTTCTCTCAAGCTCGGCATCTGCTCGATACGCCCACCTCGAAAATTCGATCAGCGGCCCAAGGCTATGTCGAATTCTACGGTGTGCTACGTGACAGCGCCGACCCACAGCTACTCGGCCCGCTGACTCACACGCCTTGCCTGTGGTGGCGTTACAAGATCGAGGAATACACCTCCAACGGTAAAAAACGCAGTTGGCGGACGTTGGAAAGTGCCAGCAGCGAAGCGCTGTTGCTTCTGCACGACAGCACGGGCAGTTGCCTGATTGATCCGCGCGGCGCGCACGTGCGGCCGCTGACCCGCGTGGTCTGGAAAGGCAGCTTGCGCCACCCCCTCGGCGCGGCAAAAACTGGCTGGCGCGCGCTGTTCAGCAATGACCAACGCTATCGCTACACCGAGGAGCGCTTGCATGTCGACCAGCCGCTGTATGCCATCGGCGACTTTCGCAGCAGCGGTGGCGGGCGTCAGGGTTTTGATTTATCGGCAGCGCAAGGCACTGTGATTCGAGAATGGAAGGCCGATTTTGGCGGGTTACTGCAGCGCTTTGATAGTGACGGCAATGGCCAGTTAGATGAGCGCGAATGGCAACGCGTGCAACTCGCTGCCAGCCTGGAGGCTGAAGATCGCCATCGCCTGCAGAGCACTCAAGCTGAGCAGCATCATCTGGCCAAACCACGTGAGGCGCAGCCGTTTATCCTTTCCTGCGCCGGCGAGGATGAATTGGTACGCCAGTTTTATTGGCAGGCGGCGGGCGGTGTGTTGTTGTGTGTGACCGGTGCGCTGGCTACCGCTTGGTTGCTGGGCGTCACTCACTTCTAA
- a CDS encoding LemA family protein — MSLTSVVIIVLLILLAAYAVMLYNALVRLKHGVSKAWSNIDVMLKQRHEELPKLVETCKQYMQHERSTLEAVIAARQAVSSAQAKGDMNALGKAETGLRAGLGQLFALAENYPELKANESFQHLQQRISGLENGIADRRELYNEAVNLNNVRIEQFPDVLIARAFAFKEAVLLQFSEGEKADVNLKSLFG, encoded by the coding sequence ATGAGCCTTACCAGTGTTGTGATTATTGTGCTGTTGATCCTGCTCGCGGCTTACGCTGTGATGCTCTACAACGCGCTGGTGCGCTTGAAGCATGGCGTCAGCAAAGCCTGGTCGAATATTGATGTGATGCTTAAGCAGCGCCATGAAGAACTGCCCAAGCTGGTGGAAACCTGCAAGCAATACATGCAGCACGAGCGCAGCACGTTAGAGGCGGTGATTGCCGCGCGCCAAGCGGTTTCTAGCGCCCAAGCTAAAGGTGATATGAATGCCCTCGGCAAGGCTGAAACAGGTTTGCGCGCCGGTCTTGGTCAGTTGTTTGCGTTGGCGGAGAACTACCCGGAACTGAAAGCCAATGAAAGCTTCCAGCACCTGCAGCAGCGTATCAGCGGCCTGGAAAACGGCATCGCCGACCGCCGCGAGCTCTACAACGAGGCGGTTAACCTTAATAACGTGCGCATTGAGCAGTTCCCCGATGTGCTGATTGCCCGTGCCTTTGCCTTCAAAGAAGCGGTGCTGTTGCAATTTAGCGAAGGCGAAAAAGCCGATGTAAACCTCAAGTCACTGTTTGGTTAG
- a CDS encoding imelysin family protein — protein MLRMPLASASLLALAISLAGCGDDTASARQAAAPAANSAAATSQIDQRAGNAVVSHYAELALAVFSDAASTGKTLQAAVDALLANPNTDTLNAARAAWLAARVPYMQSEVFRFGNAVVDDWEGQMNAWPLDEGLIDYVAQDYQYALGNPGASANIIANTEIQVGEDKLDASTITPELLASLNELGGSEANVATGYHAIEFLLWGQDLNGSNPGAGERPASDFVVGEGATGGNNERRGAFLKAATDLLVSDLDAMVVQWQPGNASNYRAQLEAESAENGLRKMLFGMGSLSLGELAGERMKVALEANSTEDEHDCFSDNTHNSHFYNAKGIRNVYLGEYKKVDGSTLTGPSLSSMVATLDAAADSTLQADLAATEAKLQALVDSANNGQHFDQLIAADNSDGQQIVRDAIAALVTQTSAIEQAAGKLGIGDLNPDTADHSF, from the coding sequence ATGCTTCGTATGCCCCTAGCCTCGGCCAGCCTGCTTGCCCTCGCCATTTCTCTCGCCGGCTGTGGTGACGATACAGCGTCCGCCCGCCAGGCCGCCGCACCAGCTGCCAACAGCGCAGCGGCCACCAGCCAGATTGATCAACGCGCGGGTAACGCGGTGGTCAGCCACTACGCAGAACTGGCACTGGCCGTATTCAGCGATGCCGCCAGCACCGGTAAAACCTTGCAAGCAGCGGTTGATGCCCTGCTCGCCAACCCGAATACCGACACCTTAAACGCGGCTCGCGCTGCCTGGTTGGCGGCGCGCGTGCCGTACATGCAAAGTGAAGTGTTCCGCTTTGGCAATGCCGTCGTCGACGACTGGGAAGGCCAGATGAACGCGTGGCCATTGGATGAAGGCCTGATTGATTACGTTGCCCAAGACTACCAATATGCCCTGGGCAACCCGGGCGCCAGCGCCAACATCATCGCCAATACTGAAATCCAAGTCGGCGAAGATAAACTCGACGCCAGCACCATCACCCCAGAACTGCTCGCCAGCCTGAATGAACTGGGTGGCTCCGAAGCTAACGTCGCCACCGGCTACCACGCCATCGAGTTTCTGCTTTGGGGCCAAGACCTCAACGGCAGCAACCCAGGTGCCGGCGAGCGCCCGGCCAGCGACTTTGTGGTCGGTGAGGGCGCAACCGGTGGCAATAATGAGCGCCGCGGTGCCTTCCTCAAAGCGGCGACTGACCTGCTGGTTAGCGACCTGGATGCGATGGTCGTGCAATGGCAGCCAGGTAACGCGAGCAACTACCGCGCCCAGCTTGAAGCTGAGTCAGCCGAAAACGGCTTGCGCAAAATGCTCTTTGGTATGGGTAGCCTGTCCCTTGGTGAGCTGGCCGGCGAGCGCATGAAGGTCGCGCTGGAAGCCAACTCCACCGAAGACGAGCACGACTGCTTCAGCGACAACACCCACAACTCGCACTTCTACAACGCCAAAGGCATCCGTAACGTCTACTTGGGCGAATACAAAAAAGTTGATGGCAGCACCCTGACCGGCCCAAGCCTGTCGTCGATGGTGGCCACGCTGGACGCAGCTGCCGACAGCACGTTGCAAGCCGACCTCGCGGCCACTGAAGCTAAACTGCAGGCACTGGTCGACAGCGCCAATAATGGTCAGCACTTCGACCAACTGATCGCCGCCGACAACAGCGATGGCCAGCAGATCGTCCGTGATGCAATCGCCGCACTGGTTACACAGACCAGCGCCATCGAGCAGGCCGCCGGTAAGCTGGGCATCGGTGATCTCAATCCAGACACCGCTGACCACAGCTTCTGA
- a CDS encoding imelysin family protein: MNRSPLGLALLSLTLTACSPADPQQQVSRALTDGVVLPIYSAWHEADRQLASSGQAFCTNQQSLAQARQAFASAQSAWAAVQPVLLGPLAEGNRAWQVQFWPDKKNLVARQVEALVSKKPTLTPADLDTSSVVVQGLTAYEYLLFDSAIDLNNAEQKARYCPLLVAIGQHQQTLAADVLASWQSEDGMAAQLKDFPNARFAEAPEAVAELLRTHVSAIDGLKKKLGTPMGRQSNGQPQPYQAEAWRSNASLTNLAASLASAERMWLGAEQDGIQALLGSDQDALKQRINVAYSDTRQRLAAAQRPLAELLGDEAGRAELSALYDSLSTLHRLHEAELAKTLGIQLGFNAHDGD; encoded by the coding sequence ATGAACCGCTCCCCCCTAGGCTTAGCTTTACTCAGCCTGACACTCACCGCCTGCAGCCCAGCGGACCCGCAGCAACAGGTCAGCCGCGCGCTGACCGATGGCGTGGTGCTGCCGATTTACAGTGCGTGGCATGAGGCCGACCGCCAACTGGCGAGCAGTGGCCAAGCCTTCTGCACCAACCAGCAAAGCCTTGCCCAAGCGCGCCAAGCCTTTGCCAGCGCGCAGAGCGCTTGGGCCGCTGTACAACCGGTGTTGCTCGGCCCATTGGCGGAAGGTAACCGCGCCTGGCAGGTGCAATTTTGGCCTGACAAAAAGAACCTGGTCGCGCGTCAGGTTGAAGCGCTGGTCAGCAAGAAACCTACCTTAACCCCGGCTGACTTGGATACATCCAGCGTCGTGGTGCAAGGCCTTACTGCCTATGAATACCTGCTGTTTGATTCGGCGATTGACCTAAACAACGCCGAGCAAAAAGCCCGCTACTGCCCGCTGCTCGTGGCCATTGGCCAACACCAGCAAACCCTCGCGGCCGATGTACTTGCTAGCTGGCAGAGTGAAGACGGCATGGCGGCGCAGCTAAAGGACTTCCCCAATGCGCGCTTCGCAGAAGCCCCGGAAGCGGTGGCGGAATTGCTGCGCACCCACGTCAGTGCCATTGATGGACTGAAAAAGAAACTCGGCACGCCCATGGGCCGGCAAAGTAATGGTCAGCCGCAGCCTTATCAAGCCGAAGCATGGCGCAGCAACGCCAGCCTGACTAACCTCGCGGCCAGCTTAGCCAGCGCTGAACGGATGTGGCTGGGCGCCGAACAAGACGGTATCCAAGCGCTACTGGGCAGTGATCAAGACGCGCTAAAACAACGTATCAACGTCGCCTACAGCGACACCCGTCAGCGCCTAGCGGCTGCCCAGCGCCCACTCGCTGAACTGCTCGGTGACGAAGCCGGCCGCGCCGAACTCAGCGCTCTGTATGACAGTTTGAGCACTCTGCATCGCTTGCATGAAGCCGAACTGGCGAAAACCTTGGGCATTCAATTGGGCTTCAACGCCCATGACGGCGACTGA
- a CDS encoding EAL domain-containing protein produces the protein MKLELKNSLSLKLLRVVLLSALIVGVVLSCAQIVFDVYKTRQAVANDAHRILGMFRDPSTQAVYSLDREMGMQVIEGLFQHESVRVASIGHPNEPMLAQKSREQINIPTRWLTDPILGKEQSFTTQLVGRGPYSEYYGDLSITLDTAQYGESFITNSVIIFISGVLRALAMSLVLYLVYHLLLTKPLSKIIEHLTNINPDRPSEHKLPMLKGNEKNELGLWINTANQLLSSIERNTNLRREAESSLLRMAQYDFLTGLPNRQQLQQQLDKILEDAGRLNRRVAVLCVGLDDFKGINEQFSYQTGDQLLLALSDRLRSHSGRLGALARLGGDQFVLVQADIEQPYEAAELAQSVLDDLDNSFVLDQQHVRLRATIGITLFPEDGDSTEKLLQKAEQTMTLAKSRSRNRYQFYIASIDSEMRRRRELEKDLRDALALNQLHLVYQPQVDYRDHSVVGVEALLRWQHPQHGLVPPDLFIPLAEQNGTIIAIGEWILDQTCRQLREWHDQGFTELRMAVNLSTVQLHHVELPRVVNNLMQVYRLPLRSLELEVTETGLMEDINTAAQHLLSLRRSGALIAIDDFGTGYSSLSYLKSLPLDKIKIDKSFVQDLLEDEDDATIVRAIIQLGKSLGMQVIAEGVETVEQEAYIIAQGCNEGQGYLYSKPLPARELTAYLKQARRLNTSANPATL, from the coding sequence TTGAAGCTGGAACTCAAAAACAGCTTGTCGCTTAAATTACTCCGTGTAGTGCTGCTTTCAGCGCTCATCGTTGGGGTCGTCCTAAGTTGTGCGCAGATTGTCTTCGACGTGTACAAAACACGTCAGGCCGTCGCTAACGATGCGCACCGTATCCTCGGGATGTTCCGCGACCCATCGACCCAGGCGGTTTATAGCCTTGACCGGGAAATGGGCATGCAGGTCATTGAAGGCCTGTTCCAACATGAGTCGGTGCGCGTGGCCTCAATCGGCCACCCCAATGAGCCGATGCTGGCGCAGAAGAGCCGCGAGCAGATCAATATTCCGACCCGCTGGTTAACCGATCCAATCCTCGGCAAAGAGCAGAGTTTTACCACCCAACTGGTTGGTCGTGGCCCTTACAGCGAGTACTACGGCGACCTCAGCATCACCCTCGACACCGCGCAATACGGTGAGAGCTTTATCACTAACTCAGTGATCATCTTTATCTCCGGTGTACTGCGCGCCTTGGCCATGAGCTTGGTGCTGTATCTGGTCTACCACCTGCTATTGACCAAACCGTTATCGAAGATCATTGAGCACCTGACCAACATCAACCCGGATCGGCCCAGCGAACACAAGCTGCCGATGCTTAAGGGTAACGAGAAAAACGAGCTGGGCCTTTGGATCAATACGGCCAATCAGTTGCTCTCCTCCATTGAGCGCAACACTAACTTGCGCCGCGAGGCCGAGAGCAGCCTGCTGCGCATGGCCCAGTATGACTTTCTTACTGGTTTGCCAAACCGCCAGCAACTGCAACAGCAACTCGACAAAATTCTTGAAGACGCTGGCCGGCTAAATCGTCGCGTGGCGGTGTTGTGCGTCGGCCTAGACGACTTCAAAGGCATTAACGAGCAATTCAGCTACCAAACAGGCGACCAGCTGTTACTGGCTTTGTCCGACCGGCTGCGCAGCCACAGCGGCCGGCTTGGTGCGTTAGCCCGGCTAGGGGGCGACCAGTTCGTGCTGGTCCAAGCGGATATCGAGCAGCCTTATGAAGCGGCTGAACTGGCGCAAAGCGTGCTCGATGACCTCGACAATTCATTTGTGCTCGACCAGCAACACGTGCGTCTGCGCGCCACAATCGGCATCACTCTGTTCCCGGAAGATGGCGACAGCACGGAGAAGCTGCTGCAGAAAGCTGAACAAACCATGACCCTGGCCAAGAGTCGCTCGCGTAACCGTTATCAGTTCTACATCGCCAGTATCGACAGTGAGATGCGTCGCCGCCGTGAGCTGGAAAAAGACCTGCGCGATGCCTTAGCACTGAACCAGCTGCACTTGGTTTATCAACCGCAGGTGGATTACCGCGACCACAGCGTGGTGGGCGTCGAAGCGTTGCTGCGTTGGCAGCACCCGCAACATGGTTTAGTGCCGCCAGACCTGTTTATCCCGCTGGCTGAACAGAACGGCACCATCATTGCGATTGGTGAATGGATCCTTGATCAAACCTGCCGCCAGCTGCGCGAATGGCATGACCAAGGCTTTACCGAGCTGCGCATGGCAGTCAACTTATCCACTGTGCAGCTGCACCACGTCGAGCTGCCACGGGTGGTTAACAACCTGATGCAGGTCTACCGCCTGCCGCTGCGTAGCCTGGAACTGGAAGTCACCGAAACCGGCCTGATGGAAGACATCAACACCGCCGCACAACACTTGCTGAGCCTGCGCCGCTCTGGTGCGCTGATCGCCATTGATGACTTTGGCACTGGCTACTCCTCGCTGAGTTACCTAAAGAGCCTGCCGCTGGACAAGATCAAAATCGACAAGAGCTTTGTTCAGGATTTACTGGAAGACGAAGACGACGCCACCATCGTGCGCGCCATCATCCAGTTGGGTAAAAGCCTCGGTATGCAGGTGATCGCTGAAGGGGTGGAAACGGTTGAGCAAGAGGCTTACATCATTGCGCAAGGCTGCAACGAAGGTCAGGGTTACCTGTACAGCAAACCCTTGCCAGCCCGCGAACTGACTGCCTACCTCAAGCAGGCCAGACGCTTGAACACCAGCGCTAACCCCGCAACACTTTAA
- a CDS encoding DUF1513 domain-containing protein, with protein MNRRAFLGLSAAAVAATAVAATSLTATALIGNTLAGWTLINGGAQPLLLSARNNSAGKHFAVGYRLDGSQAFATPVGERCHDVIAHPFLPMALFVGRRPSTESYLIDTRDGRLLQTLRSAQQRHFYGHAVFHKDGEWLYATENDTSEPGRGVLGVYRLQGEQLLRSSELSTHGIGPHQLLWLPDGETLAVANGGIRTEADSRVEMNLSSMESSLVLLRRDGSLVSKEQLPEQMNSVRHMAVASDGTVVTGQQYMGEFSDNVPLLAIKRPGHAFQHFPVAEAQRQLMSQYTASVAIHSELRLLALTAPRGNRVFIWDLDSTELRLDAHVADCAGVGAVSDGFVVSSGVGRCRLYNCRPARIVSHPLQLPAGLWDNHLRVA; from the coding sequence ATCAACCGCCGCGCCTTTCTCGGCCTCAGTGCAGCCGCCGTGGCCGCCACGGCAGTGGCCGCCACGTCACTCACTGCGACAGCATTGATCGGCAACACGCTGGCCGGTTGGACGCTTATTAATGGGGGCGCACAGCCGCTGCTGCTGTCGGCGCGGAATAACAGCGCCGGTAAGCATTTCGCGGTCGGCTATCGGCTGGACGGCAGCCAAGCATTCGCCACGCCAGTTGGCGAACGCTGCCACGATGTGATCGCCCATCCGTTTTTGCCCATGGCACTGTTTGTTGGGCGCCGGCCAAGTACCGAGAGCTACTTGATCGACACCCGTGACGGCCGCCTGCTGCAAACCTTACGCTCAGCCCAGCAGCGCCATTTTTACGGCCATGCGGTGTTTCACAAAGACGGCGAATGGCTGTACGCCACCGAAAACGACACCTCTGAACCCGGTCGCGGTGTGCTCGGCGTCTACCGCCTGCAAGGAGAACAACTCCTGCGCAGCAGCGAATTGTCGACCCACGGCATTGGTCCGCATCAGCTGCTCTGGCTGCCAGACGGTGAAACCCTGGCGGTGGCCAACGGCGGCATCCGCACCGAGGCCGACAGCCGCGTTGAGATGAACCTAAGCAGTATGGAGTCGAGCCTGGTGCTGCTGCGCCGCGATGGCAGCCTGGTGAGTAAAGAACAACTGCCCGAGCAGATGAACAGCGTGCGCCATATGGCCGTGGCCAGCGATGGCACCGTTGTCACCGGCCAGCAATATATGGGCGAGTTCAGCGATAACGTACCGCTGCTTGCGATTAAACGCCCCGGCCATGCCTTTCAGCACTTCCCAGTGGCCGAAGCGCAGCGCCAGCTGATGAGCCAATACACCGCCAGCGTGGCGATCCATAGCGAACTGCGCCTGCTCGCCCTGACTGCACCGCGCGGCAACCGCGTATTTATCTGGGATTTAGACAGCACCGAACTGCGCCTCGATGCGCACGTGGCCGACTGCGCCGGCGTGGGTGCGGTCAGTGACGGCTTTGTCGTCAGCAGCGGCGTGGGCCGTTGCCGCCTGTATAACTGCCGCCCTGCACGCATTGTCAGCCACCCCCTGCAACTGCCCGCAGGGTTATGGGACAACCATTTGCGCGTAGCCTAG